One window of Gloeothece citriformis PCC 7424 genomic DNA carries:
- the sfsA gene encoding DNA/RNA nuclease SfsA — protein sequence MSNDLSTLIYRYPPLIPGRLHRRYKRFLADIELLSGEIVTAHCPNTGPMIGVSTPGSKVYISQSNNPSRKLAYTWEMIEVDGTWVGINTALPNQVIKLALTQHLFSQLVGHYTQIRPEVPYGKENKSRIDFLLTDEEALSSIYLEVKNTTLAENKMAMFPDTVTTRGQKHLREMMALLPTSKAIMLYFINRSDCKLFTSGDRYDPVYGQLLREAVATGVQVLPCCFDVSPEGIRYIGLAKYTH from the coding sequence ATGTCTAACGATTTATCTACCCTAATTTATCGATATCCTCCCCTAATTCCAGGCAGACTCCACCGACGATATAAACGCTTTTTAGCTGATATTGAATTGTTATCGGGGGAAATTGTGACCGCCCATTGTCCTAATACCGGCCCGATGATCGGTGTATCTACTCCGGGAAGTAAAGTTTATATTAGTCAAAGTAATAACCCTTCCCGAAAATTAGCTTATACTTGGGAAATGATTGAAGTCGATGGGACTTGGGTCGGCATTAATACGGCATTACCTAATCAAGTGATTAAATTGGCCTTGACACAACATTTATTTTCTCAATTGGTAGGGCATTATACCCAAATTCGCCCCGAAGTCCCTTATGGTAAAGAGAACAAAAGCCGCATAGATTTTTTACTCACCGATGAAGAGGCTTTATCCTCGATCTATTTAGAAGTGAAAAACACCACCCTAGCAGAAAACAAAATGGCTATGTTTCCTGATACAGTCACTACAAGGGGACAAAAACACTTACGGGAAATGATGGCTCTATTGCCCACTTCTAAAGCCATAATGTTGTATTTTATTAATCGCAGTGATTGTAAACTCTTTACCAGTGGCGATCGCTATGATCCGGTCTATGGTCAACTGTTACGAGAAGCCGTAGCGACAGGAGTCCAAGTATTACCCTGTTGTTTTGACGTGAGTCCTGAAGGAATTCGCTATATTGGATTAGCAAAATACACCCATTAG
- a CDS encoding AAA-like domain-containing protein yields the protein MSMAQSQPPKRRRRRGVILTVQGLEKTLEQTLDLAHRHHLHWSREQVEKLLSFVGGNPYLIRLALYNIWHEDITLQELLTISPLSEDNIYRNHLTRQLLTLQQQNEGLAEAFAKVVMSPNPVELELIKAFQLQSLGLVRFYPQGNTVHSSCELYTRYFQAYFADKNKS from the coding sequence ATGAGTATGGCACAATCCCAACCCCCAAAACGACGGCGTAGACGAGGCGTAATTCTCACAGTTCAAGGATTGGAAAAAACCCTTGAACAAACTTTAGATTTAGCTCATCGTCATCACCTTCATTGGTCAAGGGAACAAGTCGAAAAATTACTCTCTTTTGTGGGCGGAAATCCTTATTTAATTCGCTTGGCTTTATATAATATCTGGCATGAAGATATAACTTTACAAGAATTGTTGACTATTTCTCCTCTCTCAGAAGACAATATTTATCGCAATCATTTAACTCGCCAACTGTTAACCCTACAACAGCAAAATGAAGGATTAGCCGAAGCTTTTGCTAAAGTGGTGATGTCTCCTAACCCTGTAGAGTTAGAGTTAATAAAAGCTTTTCAGCTACAGAGTTTAGGGTTAGTTCGGTTTTACCCCCAAGGCAATACAGTTCATTCTAGTTGTGAGTTATATACTCGCTATTTTCAAGCTTATTTTGCTGATAAAAATAAAAGTTAA
- a CDS encoding AAA family ATPase yields the protein MEKIIIENFGPISYFEAEVKDIMIFIGPQASGKSTIAKLIWFFKSVKNFLIELINNVVKQSELYTPNGLIEEFKMFLDSNLKATFEEISNNRTFQITYYYSEHKSIKIILPKEKRFSENVQKFAFQFTWTQNITTELDKIFIEVVNYKQNFYQSLSDKLRLNSEKQNFLTVLTKHINKFFGNDQAPIFIPAARSLLSFLKLTNLNFDSFNINILDQGFIGMTEIIKPEFQNDLREIIDIIKGNKQLNEHGNNFEEAEIAIEIINKILKGKYKVVDEEERLYFNAQNYVKLKYASSGQQEALWIVLLIFKFILDEENVFTVFEEPEAHLYPEAQNEMVKLMALLANVNQNQIIITTHSPYILSAFNNLLYAHQIGQDKPDEVSQLVNPKLWLDVNRTSAYFIDGDSYESIIDPDLNLIQAEKIDSASRIINETFDQLFDLDN from the coding sequence ATGGAAAAAATAATTATTGAAAACTTTGGCCCTATCTCTTATTTTGAGGCTGAGGTCAAAGATATTATGATTTTTATTGGCCCTCAAGCCAGTGGTAAAAGTACGATCGCTAAGTTAATCTGGTTTTTTAAGTCTGTTAAAAATTTTCTAATTGAATTAATTAATAATGTTGTTAAGCAATCAGAATTGTATACTCCTAATGGGTTAATTGAAGAATTTAAAATGTTTTTAGATAGCAACTTAAAGGCTACTTTCGAGGAAATTTCCAATAATCGTACCTTTCAAATTACCTATTACTATTCAGAACATAAAAGTATAAAAATTATTTTACCTAAAGAAAAAAGGTTTTCAGAAAACGTACAAAAATTTGCTTTCCAATTTACTTGGACTCAAAATATTACGACAGAATTAGATAAAATATTTATCGAAGTGGTCAACTATAAGCAAAATTTCTACCAAAGTCTAAGTGATAAACTTAGATTAAACTCCGAAAAGCAGAATTTTTTAACGGTATTAACAAAACATATCAATAAGTTTTTTGGTAATGATCAAGCACCTATATTTATTCCAGCAGCAAGAAGTTTATTATCCTTTTTAAAACTTACTAATTTAAATTTTGATTCTTTTAATATTAATATATTGGATCAAGGTTTTATAGGAATGACTGAAATTATTAAACCAGAATTTCAAAATGATTTAAGAGAGATAATAGACATAATTAAAGGGAATAAACAACTGAATGAGCATGGAAATAATTTTGAAGAAGCTGAAATAGCTATAGAAATAATTAATAAAATATTAAAAGGTAAATATAAAGTGGTTGACGAAGAGGAGAGATTATATTTTAATGCTCAAAACTATGTTAAATTAAAATATGCTTCATCAGGACAACAAGAGGCTTTATGGATTGTATTACTTATCTTTAAATTTATTTTAGACGAAGAAAATGTTTTTACTGTCTTTGAAGAACCAGAAGCGCATTTATACCCAGAAGCACAAAACGAAATGGTTAAATTAATGGCTTTATTAGCTAATGTTAACCAGAATCAAATTATTATAACGACCCATAGCCCTTATATTCTTTCTGCTTTTAATAACTTATTATATGCTCACCAAATAGGACAAGATAAACCCGATGAAGTTTCTCAACTGGTAAACCCTAAATTGTGGCTTGATGTAAATCGTACTTCAGCATATTTTATAGATGGGGATAGTTATGAATCGATTATAGATCCTGACCTCAATTTAATTCAAGCTGAAAAGATAGATAGTGCCTCTCGAATTATTAACGAGACTTTCGATCAATTATTTGATTTAGATAATTAA
- a CDS encoding aldo/keto reductase codes for MQTTVLGKNGPQVTALGIGTWAWGDKLFWNYGQEFGATEVEQAFKATIEAGITFFDTAEVYGLGKSETLLGQFMKKIPHPIDIATKYGPAPWRFGADAVHDALTNSLKRLQLDKVTLYQVHWPFTFFMSQETLMNALASEVERGRISCIGVSNYSAEQMRQAHEILAKRSIPLAVNQVQYSLLYRKIETQGIMATAKDLGITLLAYSPLAQGLLTGKYTPETANRPDGARRFDSRFSTQGLEKIAPVLNFLGELGNNYNKTPAQVALNWLIQQGNVIPIPGAKNASQATQNAGALGWSLSPDDVMKLEQLSRPWL; via the coding sequence ATGCAAACCACTGTCTTAGGAAAAAACGGCCCTCAAGTAACCGCTCTCGGAATTGGAACTTGGGCGTGGGGAGATAAATTATTTTGGAACTATGGCCAAGAGTTTGGCGCAACAGAAGTAGAACAAGCGTTTAAAGCAACCATAGAAGCCGGAATTACCTTTTTTGACACCGCAGAAGTCTATGGCTTGGGAAAGTCCGAAACCTTACTAGGACAGTTTATGAAAAAAATCCCTCATCCGATAGATATTGCCACCAAGTATGGTCCGGCTCCTTGGCGTTTTGGGGCAGATGCGGTTCATGATGCTCTGACAAATAGTCTCAAGCGTTTACAACTTGATAAAGTAACCTTATATCAAGTGCATTGGCCATTTACCTTTTTTATGAGCCAAGAAACCTTGATGAATGCTCTAGCCTCAGAAGTAGAACGAGGTAGAATAAGCTGTATTGGGGTGAGCAACTATTCAGCCGAGCAAATGCGCCAGGCTCATGAAATTTTAGCTAAACGGAGCATTCCTCTAGCGGTAAACCAGGTGCAATATTCTCTGCTTTATCGCAAAATAGAAACTCAGGGAATCATGGCAACGGCCAAAGACTTAGGCATAACCCTTTTAGCTTATAGTCCTCTAGCCCAAGGATTACTGACCGGCAAATATACCCCAGAAACCGCCAATCGCCCAGATGGGGCCCGTCGCTTTGACTCTCGTTTTAGCACTCAAGGATTAGAAAAAATTGCCCCGGTGTTAAATTTTTTAGGGGAATTAGGGAATAACTATAATAAGACCCCGGCTCAAGTCGCCCTCAATTGGCTTATTCAACAGGGAAATGTCATCCCTATTCCAGGGGCTAAAAATGCCAGCCAAGCCACCCAAAATGCCGGGGCTTTAGGATGGAGTCTATCCCCAGACGATGTCATGAAATTAGAACAACTCAGTCGGCCTTGGTTGTAA
- a CDS encoding SAM-dependent methyltransferase, translated as MVRRLTPLWLCLATGISFLSLNLAGCSQPDLVETETPEPGATVQSQIIRRDVPYVPTSEAVVQEMLRIAQVSENDILYDLGSGDGRIPIKAAQLYGARGVGVEIDPKLVQEATENAKKAGVSDRVQFIEQDLFQTDISEATVVTLYLLSTVNLRLRPKLLTELKPGTRIVSHAFNMGDWKPEKVVEVNGNSKIYYWVVPETIPDHLLQEQG; from the coding sequence ATGGTGAGACGACTGACCCCCTTATGGCTGTGTCTAGCGACCGGAATCAGTTTCCTAAGTTTAAATTTAGCGGGATGTTCTCAACCAGACCTAGTTGAGACTGAAACTCCAGAACCAGGGGCTACGGTTCAATCTCAAATTATCCGTCGTGATGTTCCTTATGTTCCCACCTCTGAGGCAGTGGTGCAAGAAATGTTACGAATTGCCCAAGTGAGTGAGAATGATATTTTGTACGATCTTGGCAGTGGCGATGGACGAATTCCCATTAAGGCGGCTCAACTTTACGGGGCGCGAGGGGTAGGGGTAGAAATTGACCCTAAACTGGTACAAGAAGCCACAGAAAACGCCAAAAAAGCCGGAGTTAGCGATCGCGTCCAATTTATTGAGCAAGACTTATTCCAGACGGATATCAGTGAGGCTACGGTGGTGACTCTTTATCTTCTATCTACCGTAAATTTGCGCCTTCGGCCTAAATTATTAACAGAACTTAAACCCGGTACTCGTATTGTCTCTCATGCTTTTAATATGGGAGATTGGAAACCGGAAAAAGTGGTAGAAGTGAATGGGAACAGCAAGATTTACTATTGGGTTGTCCCCGAAACCATTCCGGATCATTTACTCCAAGAACAGGGGTAG
- the recA gene encoding recombinase RecA, which yields MATITNNPDKEKALNLVLNQIERSFGKGSIMRLGDAARMRVETIPSGALTLDLALGGGLPKGRVIEIYGPESSGKTTLALHAIAEVQKAGGVAAFVDAEHALDPTYSEVLGVDIHNLLVAQPDTGESALEIVDQLVRSAAVDIVVVDSVAALVPRAEIEGEMGDNQVGLQARLMSKALRKIAGNIGKSGCVVIFLNQLRQKIGVTYGSPEVTTGGTALKFYASVRLDIRRIQTLKKGSEGEYGIRAKVKVAKNKVAPPFRIAEFDIIFGKGISQMGCMIDMAEHTDVITRKGAWYSYNGENIAQGRDNAVKYLEENLDVAAIIEKQVREKLDIASLSFAGSGNDDEEEFEAVEAEE from the coding sequence ATGGCTACCATTACCAACAATCCCGATAAAGAAAAAGCTTTAAACTTAGTCCTTAATCAAATAGAACGGAGCTTCGGTAAAGGCTCGATCATGCGCTTAGGGGATGCAGCCCGAATGCGAGTGGAAACCATTCCCAGTGGTGCATTAACCCTTGATTTGGCTTTAGGGGGAGGTTTACCCAAAGGCCGGGTGATTGAAATCTATGGCCCTGAAAGTTCGGGGAAAACAACCCTAGCCCTTCATGCGATCGCCGAGGTGCAAAAAGCTGGCGGAGTAGCCGCCTTTGTGGATGCAGAACACGCCCTAGATCCGACCTATTCAGAAGTGTTAGGGGTTGATATTCATAACCTTTTGGTGGCTCAACCCGATACGGGAGAATCAGCCCTAGAAATCGTCGATCAATTAGTGCGATCGGCGGCGGTGGATATCGTGGTAGTAGACTCTGTAGCCGCCCTAGTCCCCCGCGCAGAAATTGAGGGGGAAATGGGAGATAATCAAGTCGGGTTACAAGCTCGTTTGATGAGTAAAGCCCTCAGAAAAATTGCGGGAAACATCGGTAAATCGGGCTGTGTGGTCATTTTCCTGAACCAATTACGGCAAAAAATCGGTGTTACCTACGGCAGTCCAGAAGTCACCACCGGGGGAACAGCCTTAAAATTTTATGCTTCGGTGCGCTTAGATATTCGTCGGATTCAAACCCTCAAAAAAGGCAGTGAGGGAGAATATGGAATTCGAGCTAAGGTAAAAGTGGCTAAAAATAAGGTCGCGCCTCCGTTTAGAATTGCTGAATTTGACATTATTTTCGGCAAGGGAATTTCTCAGATGGGCTGTATGATCGACATGGCCGAACATACGGATGTCATCACCCGTAAAGGGGCATGGTATAGCTATAATGGCGAAAATATTGCCCAAGGGCGAGACAACGCCGTGAAATATTTAGAAGAAAATTTGGACGTTGCTGCCATTATTGAAAAACAAGTGCGGGAAAAACTCGATATTGCTTCTCTCTCTTTTGCTGGTTCTGGTAACGATGATGAGGAGGAATTTGAAGCAGTTGAAGCCGAAGAATAA
- a CDS encoding NAD(+) kinase has protein sequence MELKQVIIAHKAGDPQSKIWAEKCAKQLEARQCKVLMGPSGFKDNPYPVFLASTTSNIDLAVVLGGDGTILAAARHLAAEGIPILAVNVGGHLGFLTEPFEWFQDTEQVWDRLFNDHYAVELRMMLEARLYEGKRLEPNPVSDHFYCLNEMCVKPASIDRMPTSFLEMEVDGEIVDQYQGDGLLVSTPTGSTCYTASANGPIIHPGMEAIAVTPICPLSLSSRPIVIPPGSLVNIWPLGDYELNTKLWTDGVLASSIWPGQWVGVRKADFNAKFIILRETYSFYQTIREKLQWAGTRIHYDNNHRQ, from the coding sequence GTGGAACTAAAACAAGTTATTATTGCCCATAAAGCCGGTGATCCCCAAAGTAAAATTTGGGCAGAAAAATGTGCTAAACAGTTGGAAGCTCGACAATGTAAGGTCTTGATGGGGCCGAGTGGGTTTAAAGATAATCCCTATCCGGTTTTTCTGGCTTCTACTACCTCAAATATTGATTTAGCGGTGGTTTTGGGGGGAGATGGCACGATTTTAGCCGCCGCACGACATCTGGCCGCCGAAGGTATCCCCATCTTAGCGGTTAATGTGGGAGGACATCTAGGGTTTCTCACTGAACCGTTTGAATGGTTTCAAGATACGGAACAAGTCTGGGATCGCTTATTTAACGATCATTATGCGGTAGAACTACGCATGATGTTAGAAGCTCGTCTATATGAGGGAAAACGCTTAGAACCTAACCCTGTCAGCGATCATTTCTATTGTCTTAATGAAATGTGCGTCAAACCCGCTAGTATTGACCGAATGCCCACCAGTTTTTTAGAAATGGAGGTCGATGGGGAAATTGTCGATCAATATCAGGGAGATGGGTTACTGGTTTCTACTCCCACCGGGTCAACCTGTTACACGGCCTCAGCTAATGGCCCCATTATCCATCCTGGCATGGAAGCGATCGCGGTTACTCCCATATGTCCCTTAAGTCTTTCGAGTCGTCCGATCGTTATTCCCCCCGGTTCTCTCGTCAATATCTGGCCGTTGGGAGATTACGAACTTAATACTAAACTCTGGACAGATGGGGTTTTAGCCTCCTCTATTTGGCCCGGACAATGGGTAGGTGTCAGAAAGGCTGATTTTAACGCTAAATTTATTATTCTGCGAGAAACTTATTCGTTTTATCAGACGATTCGAGAAAAGTTACAATGGGCAGGAACGAGAATTCATTATGATAATAACCATCGACAATAG